In a genomic window of Rhododendron vialii isolate Sample 1 chromosome 12a, ASM3025357v1:
- the LOC131310880 gene encoding protein decapping 5-like gives MAAESSRSSSSADSYIGSLISLTSKSEMRYEGVLNIINTDESSIGLRNVRSFGTEGRKKDGPQVPPSDKVYEYILFRGSDIKDLQVKSSPPVQTSPPLNSDPAIIQSHYPVPALTSQSLPSAVSGSLGDISSHTAQVGHPGASFQGGLPLYQPGGNIGSWGPSPPPLTANGGGLAMPMYWQGFYGPPSGLPQLHQQSLLRGPPGLSMPPSMQQPMQYPGFNASLPTGASSLPVSNLPDYPFPLVPGTTSSLDPASMGFPASTLPSMLPPAPSGGLTSETTLPSFIPNKAFNPTLPAATLSATLPVPSPLITSSPATSAVVPSVSNKTSVLSGPSLPYPTVSQTTSSVVGTSSCSQTETPLPLLVTPGQLLQPGPAAVSSSQPSQTVHKDVEVVQVSSSGAEPPAAVVAKAQPPILPLPQPSHSGQKLNGASFQSRNSYNGYRGRERGRGTGSSRPVAKFTEDFDFMAMNEKFNKDEVWGHLGKSNNTKEKEGDGEGTDEDDYEDEDDTELAKIDTKPIYNKDDFFDSLSSNALDNESNRGRTRFSEQMKIDTETFGDFPRYRGGRGGRGPFRGGGRFRGGGYYGRGYGHYGGRGRGRGMSSYAS, from the exons ATGGCGGCGGAGAGCTCCAGATCCAGTTCATCGGCCGATTCGTACATCGGGAGCTTGATTAGCTTGACATCCAAGAGTGAGATGAGATACGAAGGCGTTTTGAACATCATCAACACAGATGAGTCCAGTATCGGATTGCGAAACG TGAGATCGTTTGGCACGGAAGGACGGAAAAAAGATGGTCCACAAGTTCCTCCTAGTGATAAAGTATACGAGTACATTCTGTTTCGTGGAAGTGATATTAAG GACTTGCAGGTTAAGTCTTCTCCCCCTGTTCAGACTTCACCACCCTTAAATAGTGATCCTGCTATTATTCAG TCTCACTATCCTGTTCCCGCTTTGACATCTCAAAGCTTGCCTTCTGCTGTTAGCGGGTCTTTGGGAGATATCAGTTCCCATACAGCACAGGTGGGCCATCCAGGGGCAAGTTTCCAAGGTGGCTTGCCTTTGTATCAACCAGGAGGAAATATAGGGTCTTGGGGTCCTTCCCCCCCTCCTCTGACTGCTAATGGCGGTGGATTAGCTATGCCAATGTATTGGCAAGGATTTTATGGGCCCCCCAGTGGGCTACCTCAGCTGCACCAGCAATCTTTGCTTCGGGGACCACCCGGGCTGTCAATGCCTCCTTCCATGCAACAGCCAATGCAGTATCCTGGGTTCAATGCCTCTTTGCCGACTGGGGCTTCTAGCTTACCAGTTTCAAACTTGCCAGACTATCCTTTTCCTCTGGTTCCTGGTACCACTAGTTCCCTTGATCCAGCATCCATGGGTTTTCCGGCTTCAACTTTACCATCAATGCTGCCTCCAGCGCCATCCGGTGGACTAACTTCTGAAACAACACTACCTAGTTTTATCCCAAACAAGGCTTTTAATCCCACCCTGCCCGCTGCAACATTAAGTGCTACTTTGCCCGTGCCTTCTCCTTTGATTACGTCAAGTCCAGCTACAAGTGCTGTTGTACCATCAGTCTCTAACAAGACTAGTGTATTATCTGGTCCATCTTTGCCATATCCAACCGTGTCTCAAACCACATCCTCTGTTGTTGGGACATCGAGTTGTAGTCAGACAGAAACACCGCTACCTTTACTTGTAACCCCTGGTCAGTTGTTGCAGCCCGGACCAGCAGCAGTCTCTTCATCTCAGCCTTCACAGACAGTTCATAAGGATGTGGAGGTCGTTCAAGTATCTTCATCAGGGGCAGAACCTCCAGCGGCAGTAGTGGCCAAAGCTCAACCACCAATATTGCCCCTGCCACAACCTTCACATTCTGGCCAGAAG CTGAATGGAGCTTCTTTTCAAAGTCGTAACAGCTACAACGGCTACCGAGGGCGTGAAAGGGGAAGAGGAACTGGG AGTTCACGTCCAGTGGCGAAATTTACTGAGGATTTTGATTTTATGGCGATGAACGAGAAATTCAACAAGGATGAAGTATGGGGCCACCTTGGGAAAAGTAACAATACTAAGGAAAAAGAAGGCGATGGGGAAGGCACTGATGAAGATGATTATGAAGATGAAGACGATACTGAATTAGCTAAGATTGATACTAAA CCCATTTACAACAAGGACGACTTCTTTGATTCCCTCTCTTCCAATGCGTTGGATAATGAATCAAACAGAGGAAGGACTAGGTTCTCTGAGCAAATGAAGATAGACACAGAG ACATTTGGTGATTTCCCGAGGTATCGTGGCGGCCGTGGTGGCCGTGGGCCCTTCCGTGGTGGTGGCCGTTTTCGAGGAGGCGGTTATTACGGTAGGGGATACGGCCATTATGGTGGGAGGGGTCGTGGCCGCGGCATGTCAAGTTATGCTTCCTAG
- the LOC131311170 gene encoding uncharacterized protein LOC131311170 isoform X2, whose amino-acid sequence MCSSVSPTPLFFPTTTRFLFPRCHFSLLNSARPILFTPTSINPNSRLPPSVAVSNVDVSWFSPEPAAIDDYGGWAIVETPALKKKNKKGLSPFLLVGIGSSIAALLAAIAHFSLSRRGIAVKFSSPVTALHGVIRLSALDKDVESKSTDYDALPADVVVPESNMEISNEANHIKRQEGKLGRIFVPVAMDSTQQEALLMLRKLKIIEDDFRADELCTRREYARWLVRENSLLERNPKHQITPSVALSGSIFGAFDDVSIEDPDFGSIQSLAEAGIILSKLSGKISSSDPDDSQGHEGVYFFPERFLSRQDLIDWKAQLEYETVPGIEEKISKTNMGFMDMREVSSDASTGLLVDMLAGDNSILRKVFGQGKRFQPNKPSTKSQAAVALTSGRMNKAIHAELSRLVAENISKQNEMVEIRSALLARGDIQRYWDGRLEEERSRAIEVERAYLSAIHDLEQEKIVQVNTIAQHLKEKAAIDCQKQLLSSLKEEVNQMTERLAADKAQHEDEQCNLKDLLSHSQAKLDGMLDTKSILEAEIESLRILRSWIEDEARKSQARVKVLEEVRRRWKWEDQP is encoded by the exons ATGTGCTCTTCTGTTTCGCCTACCCCTCTCTTCTTCCCCACTACCACTCGCTTCCTATTCCCTCGCTGCCATTTCTCGTTGCTCAATTCAGCACGCCCAATTCTCTTCACTCCTACATCTATAAACCCTAATTCACGTCTCCCTCCATCTGTAGCCGTTAGTAACGTTGATGTGTCGTGGTTCTCGCCGGAACCGGCCGCCATCGATGACTACGGCGGCTGGGCGATCGTCGAAACTCCGGctctgaagaagaagaacaagaaag GTCTGTCTCCCTTTCTGTTGGTGGGTATTGGGAGTTCAATAGCTGCTTTACTCGCTGCAATTGCTCACTTCTCACTATCTAGAAGAG GTATTGCTGTAAAATTTAGCAGTCCAGTTACTGCGTTGCATGGGGTTATAAGGCTATCTGCACTTGATAAAGATGTTGAGAGTAAAAGCACAGATTATGATGCATTACCGGCTGATGTTGTGGTTCCTGAGTCAAACATGGAAATTTCAAATG AGGCGAACCATATTAAGAGACAAGAAGGAAAGCTAGGACGTATTTTTGTTCCAGTTGCCATGGATTCAACACAGCAAGAAGCTCTGTTGATGCTGAGGAAACTGAAG ATAATTGAAGATGATTTCAGGGCAGATGAATTGTGCACAAGGAGGGAATATGCAAGATGGCTTGTTCGAGAAAATTCTCTATTGGAAAG GAACCCAAAGCATCAAATCACTCCATCTGTAGCACTTTCGGGGTCCATATTTGGTGCATTTGATGATGTGAGCATTGAAGACCCTGATTTTGGGTCCATTCAGT CCCTGGCTGAGGCGGGCATCATTCTAAGCAAGTTATCTGGTAAAATCTCCAGTTCTGACCCGGATGATTCACAAGGCCATGAAGGTGTCTATTTTTTTCCCGAGAG GTTCTTATCTCGCCAGGATCTTATAGATTGGAAAGCGCAGCTAGAGTATGAAACCGTGCCTGGAATAGAGGAAAAG ATATCAAAAACCAACATGGGTTTTATGGACATGAGGGAGGTCAGTTCAGATGCATCAACTGGGCTTTTGGTGGATATGCTAGCTGGCGACAATAGCATTCTCAGAAAAGTTTTTG GACAAGGAAAGCGGTTTCAACCAAATAAGCCCTCCACAAAGTCACAAGCAGCAGTGGCACTCACAAGTGGCAGGATGAACAAAGCAATTCATGCTGAACTGTCAAGACTAGTGGCCGAGAACATTTCGAAGCAAAATGAAATGGTAGAAATTAGGTCTGCTCTTCTGGCAAGAGGAGATATACAGAGATATTGGGATGGGAGGCTAGAGGAAGAGAGATCTCGTGCTATTGAGGTGGAAAGGGCTTATCTTAGTGCAATACATGATTTGGAACAGGAGAAGATTGTTCAAGTGAACACCATAGCCCAGCATTTGAAGGAGAAGGCTGCTATAGACTGCCAAAAGCAACTGCTAAGTAGTCTCAAGGAAGAAGTAAATCAGATGACAGAGAGGCTTGCGGCCGACAAGGCTCAACATGAAGATGAGCAGTGTAATTTGAAGGATTTGCTCTCTCATTCACAGGCCAAGTTGGATGGCATGCTTGATACCAAATCAATACTGGAAGCTGAGATAGAATCTCTGCGAATACTACG ATCTTGGATTGAGGATGAAGCTAGGAAAAGCCAAGCCCGTGTGAAAGTTCTTGAGGAGGTCAGACGAAGGTGGAAATGGGAGGACCAACCTTAA
- the LOC131311170 gene encoding uncharacterized protein LOC131311170 isoform X1, protein MCSSVSPTPLFFPTTTRFLFPRCHFSLLNSARPILFTPTSINPNSRLPPSVAVSNVDVSWFSPEPAAIDDYGGWAIVETPALKKKNKKGLSPFLLVGIGSSIAALLAAIAHFSLSRRGIAVKFSSPVTALHGVIRLSALDKDVESKSTDYDALPADVVVPESNMEISNGEFVETLVSVVEANHIKRQEGKLGRIFVPVAMDSTQQEALLMLRKLKIIEDDFRADELCTRREYARWLVRENSLLERNPKHQITPSVALSGSIFGAFDDVSIEDPDFGSIQSLAEAGIILSKLSGKISSSDPDDSQGHEGVYFFPERFLSRQDLIDWKAQLEYETVPGIEEKISKTNMGFMDMREVSSDASTGLLVDMLAGDNSILRKVFGQGKRFQPNKPSTKSQAAVALTSGRMNKAIHAELSRLVAENISKQNEMVEIRSALLARGDIQRYWDGRLEEERSRAIEVERAYLSAIHDLEQEKIVQVNTIAQHLKEKAAIDCQKQLLSSLKEEVNQMTERLAADKAQHEDEQCNLKDLLSHSQAKLDGMLDTKSILEAEIESLRILRSWIEDEARKSQARVKVLEEVRRRWKWEDQP, encoded by the exons ATGTGCTCTTCTGTTTCGCCTACCCCTCTCTTCTTCCCCACTACCACTCGCTTCCTATTCCCTCGCTGCCATTTCTCGTTGCTCAATTCAGCACGCCCAATTCTCTTCACTCCTACATCTATAAACCCTAATTCACGTCTCCCTCCATCTGTAGCCGTTAGTAACGTTGATGTGTCGTGGTTCTCGCCGGAACCGGCCGCCATCGATGACTACGGCGGCTGGGCGATCGTCGAAACTCCGGctctgaagaagaagaacaagaaag GTCTGTCTCCCTTTCTGTTGGTGGGTATTGGGAGTTCAATAGCTGCTTTACTCGCTGCAATTGCTCACTTCTCACTATCTAGAAGAG GTATTGCTGTAAAATTTAGCAGTCCAGTTACTGCGTTGCATGGGGTTATAAGGCTATCTGCACTTGATAAAGATGTTGAGAGTAAAAGCACAGATTATGATGCATTACCGGCTGATGTTGTGGTTCCTGAGTCAAACATGGAAATTTCAAATGGTGAGTTTGTTGAAACTTTGGTATCCGTAGTAG AGGCGAACCATATTAAGAGACAAGAAGGAAAGCTAGGACGTATTTTTGTTCCAGTTGCCATGGATTCAACACAGCAAGAAGCTCTGTTGATGCTGAGGAAACTGAAG ATAATTGAAGATGATTTCAGGGCAGATGAATTGTGCACAAGGAGGGAATATGCAAGATGGCTTGTTCGAGAAAATTCTCTATTGGAAAG GAACCCAAAGCATCAAATCACTCCATCTGTAGCACTTTCGGGGTCCATATTTGGTGCATTTGATGATGTGAGCATTGAAGACCCTGATTTTGGGTCCATTCAGT CCCTGGCTGAGGCGGGCATCATTCTAAGCAAGTTATCTGGTAAAATCTCCAGTTCTGACCCGGATGATTCACAAGGCCATGAAGGTGTCTATTTTTTTCCCGAGAG GTTCTTATCTCGCCAGGATCTTATAGATTGGAAAGCGCAGCTAGAGTATGAAACCGTGCCTGGAATAGAGGAAAAG ATATCAAAAACCAACATGGGTTTTATGGACATGAGGGAGGTCAGTTCAGATGCATCAACTGGGCTTTTGGTGGATATGCTAGCTGGCGACAATAGCATTCTCAGAAAAGTTTTTG GACAAGGAAAGCGGTTTCAACCAAATAAGCCCTCCACAAAGTCACAAGCAGCAGTGGCACTCACAAGTGGCAGGATGAACAAAGCAATTCATGCTGAACTGTCAAGACTAGTGGCCGAGAACATTTCGAAGCAAAATGAAATGGTAGAAATTAGGTCTGCTCTTCTGGCAAGAGGAGATATACAGAGATATTGGGATGGGAGGCTAGAGGAAGAGAGATCTCGTGCTATTGAGGTGGAAAGGGCTTATCTTAGTGCAATACATGATTTGGAACAGGAGAAGATTGTTCAAGTGAACACCATAGCCCAGCATTTGAAGGAGAAGGCTGCTATAGACTGCCAAAAGCAACTGCTAAGTAGTCTCAAGGAAGAAGTAAATCAGATGACAGAGAGGCTTGCGGCCGACAAGGCTCAACATGAAGATGAGCAGTGTAATTTGAAGGATTTGCTCTCTCATTCACAGGCCAAGTTGGATGGCATGCTTGATACCAAATCAATACTGGAAGCTGAGATAGAATCTCTGCGAATACTACG ATCTTGGATTGAGGATGAAGCTAGGAAAAGCCAAGCCCGTGTGAAAGTTCTTGAGGAGGTCAGACGAAGGTGGAAATGGGAGGACCAACCTTAA
- the LOC131311170 gene encoding uncharacterized protein LOC131311170 isoform X3: MCSSVSPTPLFFPTTTRFLFPRCHFSLLNSARPILFTPTSINPNSRLPPSVAVSNVDVSWFSPEPAAIDDYGGWAIVETPALKKKNKKGLSPFLLVGIGSSIAALLAAIAHFSLSRREANHIKRQEGKLGRIFVPVAMDSTQQEALLMLRKLKIIEDDFRADELCTRREYARWLVRENSLLERNPKHQITPSVALSGSIFGAFDDVSIEDPDFGSIQSLAEAGIILSKLSGKISSSDPDDSQGHEGVYFFPERFLSRQDLIDWKAQLEYETVPGIEEKISKTNMGFMDMREVSSDASTGLLVDMLAGDNSILRKVFGQGKRFQPNKPSTKSQAAVALTSGRMNKAIHAELSRLVAENISKQNEMVEIRSALLARGDIQRYWDGRLEEERSRAIEVERAYLSAIHDLEQEKIVQVNTIAQHLKEKAAIDCQKQLLSSLKEEVNQMTERLAADKAQHEDEQCNLKDLLSHSQAKLDGMLDTKSILEAEIESLRILRSWIEDEARKSQARVKVLEEVRRRWKWEDQP, translated from the exons ATGTGCTCTTCTGTTTCGCCTACCCCTCTCTTCTTCCCCACTACCACTCGCTTCCTATTCCCTCGCTGCCATTTCTCGTTGCTCAATTCAGCACGCCCAATTCTCTTCACTCCTACATCTATAAACCCTAATTCACGTCTCCCTCCATCTGTAGCCGTTAGTAACGTTGATGTGTCGTGGTTCTCGCCGGAACCGGCCGCCATCGATGACTACGGCGGCTGGGCGATCGTCGAAACTCCGGctctgaagaagaagaacaagaaag GTCTGTCTCCCTTTCTGTTGGTGGGTATTGGGAGTTCAATAGCTGCTTTACTCGCTGCAATTGCTCACTTCTCACTATCTAGAAGAG AGGCGAACCATATTAAGAGACAAGAAGGAAAGCTAGGACGTATTTTTGTTCCAGTTGCCATGGATTCAACACAGCAAGAAGCTCTGTTGATGCTGAGGAAACTGAAG ATAATTGAAGATGATTTCAGGGCAGATGAATTGTGCACAAGGAGGGAATATGCAAGATGGCTTGTTCGAGAAAATTCTCTATTGGAAAG GAACCCAAAGCATCAAATCACTCCATCTGTAGCACTTTCGGGGTCCATATTTGGTGCATTTGATGATGTGAGCATTGAAGACCCTGATTTTGGGTCCATTCAGT CCCTGGCTGAGGCGGGCATCATTCTAAGCAAGTTATCTGGTAAAATCTCCAGTTCTGACCCGGATGATTCACAAGGCCATGAAGGTGTCTATTTTTTTCCCGAGAG GTTCTTATCTCGCCAGGATCTTATAGATTGGAAAGCGCAGCTAGAGTATGAAACCGTGCCTGGAATAGAGGAAAAG ATATCAAAAACCAACATGGGTTTTATGGACATGAGGGAGGTCAGTTCAGATGCATCAACTGGGCTTTTGGTGGATATGCTAGCTGGCGACAATAGCATTCTCAGAAAAGTTTTTG GACAAGGAAAGCGGTTTCAACCAAATAAGCCCTCCACAAAGTCACAAGCAGCAGTGGCACTCACAAGTGGCAGGATGAACAAAGCAATTCATGCTGAACTGTCAAGACTAGTGGCCGAGAACATTTCGAAGCAAAATGAAATGGTAGAAATTAGGTCTGCTCTTCTGGCAAGAGGAGATATACAGAGATATTGGGATGGGAGGCTAGAGGAAGAGAGATCTCGTGCTATTGAGGTGGAAAGGGCTTATCTTAGTGCAATACATGATTTGGAACAGGAGAAGATTGTTCAAGTGAACACCATAGCCCAGCATTTGAAGGAGAAGGCTGCTATAGACTGCCAAAAGCAACTGCTAAGTAGTCTCAAGGAAGAAGTAAATCAGATGACAGAGAGGCTTGCGGCCGACAAGGCTCAACATGAAGATGAGCAGTGTAATTTGAAGGATTTGCTCTCTCATTCACAGGCCAAGTTGGATGGCATGCTTGATACCAAATCAATACTGGAAGCTGAGATAGAATCTCTGCGAATACTACG ATCTTGGATTGAGGATGAAGCTAGGAAAAGCCAAGCCCGTGTGAAAGTTCTTGAGGAGGTCAGACGAAGGTGGAAATGGGAGGACCAACCTTAA
- the LOC131311171 gene encoding uncharacterized protein LOC131311171 — MVRPTLVHAGDRQMGSIPLISIGLFISISSLVALCAKHAKRVSRTHSNVSLNDSKFAPNPPLKSPELMATISNKVIPFVIQHRKVEAEAEVEEDKFVPKSPLRSPRQLMTAISNKAIPFIVNQRKTEAEVEAETGGRKVAEEGFGEGGLWQKEILMGEKCQPLEFSGVIYYDCYGNKISELPPRSPRASPLSTFSFPVTRDGN, encoded by the coding sequence ATGGTCCGGCCAACCCTAGTACACGCCGGCGACCGTCAAATGGGTTCCATTCCATTGATATCAATTGGGCTGTTCATCTCAATCTCATCTCTTGTGGCTTTATGTGCAAAACATGCAAAAAGAGTCTCAAGAACTCATTCCAATGTGTCCTTGAATGACTCAAAGTTCGCGCCCAATCCACCTTTGAAGTCACCAGAGCTCATGGCTACAATCAGTAACAAGGTTATTCCGTTTGTTATCCAACACCGGAAAGTGGAGGCGGAGGCAGAGGTGGAGGAAGACAAGTTTGTGCCCAAGTCCCCTTTGAGGTCACCAAGGCAGCTCATGACTGCAATCAGTAACAAGGCTATTCCATTCATCGTAAACCAGCGGAAAACGGAGGCAGAGGTGGAGGCGGAGACTGGTGGCAGGAAAGTGGCGGAGGAAGGGTTCGGAGAAGGCGGCTTGTGGCAGAAGGAAATCCTGATGGGGGAGAAATGCCAGCCGCTGGAATTTTCCGGTGTGATTTATTATGATTGTTATGGGAATAAGATTTCCGAGCTGCCACCGAGGTCCCCCAGGGCTAGTCCACTGtccactttttcttttccagtgaCAAGAGATGGAAACTAG